From the genome of Adhaeribacter pallidiroseus:
AAAAGCAAACCGGCGCAGGCGGCCAGAAAAGGAATAGAAGCCAGGTAACCCGATTTTATAAAACTTAAGCCCCGGTATTGCACCAGGTACGTCGGAAACCAAGTTAGAAAAAACCAGAGCATGGCATTCATAGCAAATTGGCCTATGTACACGCCCCATAAATTTCGACTGGCAATTACTTGTTTTAAGTTGGCCCAGTTCCAGATAGAAGGTTGGTTTTTATCAATTTTCTTGCCTTCAATTAAGCCGCCACCTTTTTGAATGTAACTGAGTTCCTCGGTATTTACTCGCGGATGGTCCATTGGGTCGCGGTAAAAAAAATACCAGATTAAGCCCCAAGCTAGGCCCACTAATCCGGTGGTAACAAATAAACCTTTCCAGCCAGCATAATACTGAATGGTAACCAACACCGGGGTAAAAAAAGCTAGCCCAATAAACTGCCCCGATACGTACAAGGCAATGGCGGAAGCCCGTTCATGGTTCGGGAACCAGCTGGTTACAATACGGTTATTAATGGGGTAAGAAGGCGCTTCGAAGGCCCCGGTGGCAAGCCGTAAGCCAAATAAACTCACAAAACCGCGGGCAAACCCCTGGCATACCGTAGCTACAGACCAGGTTACTAAACAAAGGGCGTATAATACCCGCGGACCAACCCGGTCCGCCAATAGTCCCCCCGGAATTTGCAGAATGGCGTAAGTCCAGCCAAAAGCCGAAAAAATTAAACCCATTTGTACCGTAGATAAACTTAAATCTTTGCTCAGGGCCGCCGCTGCTACCGCTAAATTGCTCCGGTCCAGATAATTAATCATCACGTTTACGAAAACGAGCGCCAGCATGGCGTAACGAATGTTGGTTTTTCGGATGGGGCCACTCTGTTTTTCCATGGATACCGGTTTGCTTGAGGTAAGTAAGGCGGTTAATTTTAAAAATAAGTAGATTTTTAAATTTGTGATCAGAAGCTAGCGCGCGGTCCAGCCGCCATCAACGGTGAGCATGGAACCGACCATATAACTACCCGCCTCACTGGCCAGGAAGATAGCCGCTCCTTGAATTTCGCGCATTTCGCCCCAACGACCCAAAGCCGTGGCACCCACTACAAACTTTTTACCTTCCTCGGTATCCGCAATGGGTAAATTCATTTCGGTTAAAAATGGACCGGGACAAATGGCATTTACGTTAATATTAAAAGGGGCTAACTCCAGCGCCAGCGCCCGGGTCATTTGTACTACGGCGCCTTTACTGGAGGCATACGGTGTGCGATTCGATAAGCCTACTAAACCCAGCGTACTGGCCAGATTAATGATACTACCCCGGCCGTTTTGTTTTAAATAAGGGGTTATGGCCCGGCAGCACAGCCAGGTTCCGTTTACGTTCACTTCCATTACTTTATTAAAGTCAGCGGGTGTTACTTCGTCAATAGCGCCCCGGATGTTGATTCCGGCGCTATTAATTAAAATATCAATCCGGCCAAAGGTGTCCATAGCCGTGGTGGCCATGGCTTCGGTTTGTTCCTGGTTCGTAATATCGGCGCTATAAGCAATGGCCTGAATGCCAAATTCCTGACTTAGCTCCTGTGCAGCTTGGGTACCTTCTGCGGCATTCCGGTTTACCAACATAATATTTGCTCCGGCCGAAGCCAGACCAGCAGCCATCGCTAAACCTAAGCCTTTAGAGCCGCCCGTTACAACCGCCACTTTACCACTTAAATCAAATTGTTTAATACCAGGAAGTGTTTCTTTATTCATGAAGAGAATCAGGCTTGTTAAATAAGTTTAAATTTTAGTAAAAAGTAATAATTTTTAAATATTTTATTCGTGTCATCCTAAGTATACCATCAGGATTTTAAGGTATTCTTACTATAGTTCAGGCAAGCCAGAATGTTGTTTTCTTCGGCGGCTAAGCGGCCTTCCGGATCTAGTTGCGAAACACGTGGCAGCCCCGAGGCATATTTGTGCTGCCGAACCAAGCGTAGCGTACGGGCTAAATCAGTGGCGGGAACGCCCGAAAAAGTTGCCCAATATTCGTCTTTTAAACAAGGAATTTCCAAAGGATCGCGGGTAATCATTTCCAGGTTAAAAGTTACGTTGGGGTTTTGTTGGCGGCACAAAGCAAACATTTTGGGCAAATCCAAGATACCTTTGCCCAGCGGTACCTCCGAGAGCAAAAACCCGTCAGCGTATTCATCTAAGCCCATATCTTTCACGTGAGTAGTAAATACGTAAGGCACCAAGGTCTGAATGACTTCCATAGGTTCTTCCAAGAGGGCGATGCTATTGCCAAAGTCCAGAGTTACGCCGATCCATTCGCTGTTAAGTTGTTTCATTAAATCTACCAACTCCGGGGCCCGCCAATCTTTATGGTTTTCTACGGCTAGCTTCATTTTGTACTTGCGTAAGATCGGTTCTGCCAGTTTTAAAGAAGCTACCGCCTTGTTTTGCAGTTCGGTAAAAGCTTCGGCTGAATGATAGGCGTCGTAACGGCGGCCGCTGGAGCAAACCGTACGCAGCACCTGCATACCGGCTTCTTTGGCGCTTTTTACTTCTTGCTCGAACCGGGCTACGTCTTCTGGTTTACCGGGTACGCCAATAGAACCTTCCACGTAAAGTCCTAGCTTTTCGCGCCGGTCGCGTACTTTCTTAATTAAATCCGCAGACCAGTCTTTCACTACTACCTGCATGCCCCCCGCTCCTATTTTATAGCAGTGCTCTAACAAATCTACTGCATTGGCAAACCCCGGGTACTTATTGCTGGCTACTTTAGAATTCCAGCGACTACCGTACGAATGCACCACAATGCCCATGGGCGCTTCTTTGGTAAAAGCGGGCAAGTTACCCGGAAAGGATAGCGCTAAGGCTCCCACTGTAGCTTTTTGGATAAAATCTCGTCTGTCCATTATAACTATTTATTTAAAAAAGACTATTGTGAAAAGTGTAATAAGAAAACCATACTACTACTGGAACTTAAATTTTAAATAAAGAGAAAAATAAGGGTAGAGTAAATTTGTAATTTCTAAAAATGTCTTTCCGAAGGAAACAATTCTACAACGTAGCTAAATAGGTTTCCTAGGAATGACAAAAGAATATTATTAATTATTACTCAACCACTTATCTTCAGATGCATTATGTTTCTTATTATTTAATGAGCATAGCGTTTTACCAAAACTACTTATTTCGCTTCCGGCACTTTCGTCTCCAACACGTATTTTTTTAATTCTTCGGCTTTCCAGGGTACTACCCGGCCTTGGGAAGTTAAGCGCGTAGAACCAACGGTGCGTTTTCCGATGGGGCCGGCGTTGTTTCCCCATTCGTTGCGGATGTAGGTTAAAATAGCCGTAATGGACGCATCGTCCATAGTAATATGAGCCGGCATCACGGGTAAAATTTCGGGCTTATCATACACTTTACCGGCTACTTCCACGGGGCCTTCCATGCCGTGCAACACAATTAAAGCCAATCGTTTTTCGTCGCCCAGCACCCAATCGGAGCCGGCCAAAGGTGGGGCAAACCGGCTCATGCCGGCCCCATCGGTACCGTGGCACCCGGCGCAGGTAGTCAGGTAATGCTGGCGCCCTAGGGCATATAGCTGTTGTTGCTCTTCGGTGAGCACACTTTTTTGCGTTGTACTTATCTTATTTGATTGGGCACTATGGCCGGGCCACTGGAACAAGGCGGCGAAGGCTTCTAAACGTGGTGCGTCTACTTTACCCGCTGCTTTCTGCATAATACCGGGAGCTTTGGGGAGGTTAATTGGGGCCATTTTACCAGCTCCTCCTCCGATGGATAATCCGGTAATAATGGCTTTTTGCCGCCAGCCAAAATCCTGATCTTTTTGATCCAACAAAGCCAGCAGGCTGGTGAGTTCTCCTGGTTCTCTTTTCCGGATAACGGCGGTAGCTAGCATTTCCAGGAATATTTCTTTGGCAGGCGAGGCTTTTTGCCAATTCGGCGCGTTCCAGAGGGTTTGTAAAAAAGCAAATTCCTGGTTAGCCAAACTGCTTAAAACAGCATCCCGGATTAAGGCTGACTCGCCGTAACGATCGCTGATTGTGGCTAATAAAGGATGCGCCGTTGCCCCATTCAGCGATGAGGCGGATAGACTTATTTGTAAAATTTGTTCTGCGGGAGCATCTGCCACTATTTGTCGCAATTTTTGTTCAAAGCGAGCTTGTACGGCGGGATCAGCTTTAGCTAAAGGTTCCAATAACCGGACGGCTGTGGTACGGACTAAGGCATTATGATCGGAAAGTAAGCTTAGTAATACTTCGGGTTGACTTAGTTTTAAGCCATCTAAGGTCCACAGGGCATGAAATCGCCCTAGCGGATTACTACCAGTAGTAGCTAAACTTGTTAAAGCTGGTTCGATACCTTTATCGTTACGCTCTACCAGTAAGCGTTGCGCCATATCCCGGTACCAACCATTGCTATGGGATAAATAAGGAATTAACGCGGCAGTAGACTTCTCGGAAAGTTTAACAGGTTTGAAAGGACGCCAGTTTTCCGGTACTATGCGCCAGATGCGCCCGCGATGCACCGGCTGTACTAATTTGCGTGTAATAGTTTGCTCCCGCAAGTACGGGGTAATGTACGCACTGTGTTGTACTAAGCCGCGGTACATGTCGGCTATGTATAAAGCTCCATCAGGCCCGTTGGCCAGGTGCACTGGCCGGAACCGCTCATCGGAGGAAGCTAAAAACTCTTTGCCTGGGTGCGGATCATGAGCGGTGAGCAGCAGACCATTTTCTTCTACCACGTTGCGCTTGATTAAATTACCCGAAGGTTCGCACACAAAAACATTGCTATAGAACTCCTGGGGCAAAGCATGACCCCGGTAAACCAGCGGCGAGCAGGCGGCCGTAAATTCTAACAGTTTTCCTTCTTTATCCAGGGTGCCGGGTATGTAGCCCCGGTTAACGGCCGGGTTGGGCCGGATGGGATAAATGCGCCGGTCCACGGTTAAGCCGTGATCGATGCCGGTGGTAGGTTTATGGTTTTTATTCCGACCGAGATAATTTGGCGGAACCAGATCGGCGTGCAGCTGCGACCAGTTATAGTTGTAATATAATCGCCCTTTATCGTCGTGGCTAATGCCCCACTGGCCTCTGAATTCGGTACTATCGCGCTCCCATTTTCCGTTTAGTAAACGGTAACGAAACCGGGATTTGGCATTGTAATACCAATTATCCGGATCGCGCCATAAACCGTTTCCGGAATGCTCGGGCAAAGGGCTGCCGGCGTAAACCGAATCCAGCAATGTTTTAGAATCGGCTTTCAGATCGTTATTCTGATCCTGGGTCAGCCATAAAGCACCATTTTCGGCTACTAAAGCGCCGCCCGGTACTAAAGCTAAAGCTCGGGGCATCACTAGGCTATCGAGGTAAATGGTACTTTTATCCATCTTGCCATCGTAGTTGGTATCTTCGAGCACCGATACGCGGCCAATAGGATCTTGTTCGCCGGTTCCGTCGATGGTGGGCATAAAACCGCGCATTTCCACGGTCCAGAGCCGGCCATCCGGATCAAAGGTTATAATTACCGGGTCCTGCACCAAGGGTTCCGCAGCAACCAACTGAATCTTTAAACCAGGTTCTACTTGAAAGGTCGCTAATTCCTCGGTGGGCGTATGAGGGGGTGAGGGACCTTCTTCCGGCTTGTTGGTAATTTTAGGATGGGCGCAGCTAATTAGCCCACTCAGGCCGGCACTAAACCAGCAAAATTTAAAAAAAGGCTTCCACATACTACCTGGTCGGGCTAATCTTGCATTCGGATACGCTGGTAATAAATTGTATACTCTGCCTGTCTACATTACACAGGCTAAAAAGCGAGAACCCCTGATTCCCCATCCGGATGAAAGAGAAAAAATTAATAGCCAAAAGGCGGTTCAGGATCATGAATTATAAATGATATAAAATTTACTCCCCGATTCTTTTGCAAGAACCGGGGAGTAAATTTTTAAATTTTTTAAACCCGTACGGGGTCCGGATGAACATAGGGGGCCCGGTACTCGCGTTTAAGCAAAGCGGTTGCTTCGGCATCGCCCACTACTTCTCGCTTTTTCGGATCATACACCACCGGTCGGCCTACTTTCATGGAAATATTAGCCAGAATACAACTAGCCGTAGAAATATGACCTTCTTCAATATCCGCTACGGGACGGCCATTTTTTTCAATAGCCGCTAGAAAATCCTGCATGTGTAAGCGGGTAGCTGGCGCCGCATTTAATTCGATTTTAGGTTCGGTGGGTTCGGTTAAATCTTCGGGATATTTCTCTTTCTCGTAAACTACATCTTTATGGATTTTTCTTCCCTCCGCTCCTTCGCCTAAAGGTACAAAATCGTACTGCATGGTAGAGGCAAACAAGGTTCCTTTGTCGCCGTAAATGGTTAAGGCCCACGGGTACTGCGGATTGGCCGGCGTGCCCCAGCTGCGGTGCTGCCACACACAATTCAGGCCGTCGTATTCAAACAGAGCCATTTGGGTATCCGAAATATTAGATTTTCCTTCTTTCTGCACGTAAATGCCTCCCGTCGAACTAATGCGTTTCGGCCAGCCTAGTTTTAGCATCCAACGGGCTGTGTCTAACATGTGTACGCACATATCCCCAACAATGCCATTGCCGTATTCCATAAAGGTACGCCACCAACGCACGTGCGGCAAACCATCGTAGGGCCGCAGGGGCGCCGGACCGGTCCACATTTCGTAATCCAGGAACGCTGGCACGGGTTGTTCGGGCGGGTTGCCGTTATTACGCATATGAAAATAACAGCACATTTCTACGTGCGATATTTTGCCCAGAAGCCCAGCATCTACAATATTTTTTTTCGCTTCGATTAAATGGGGGGTGCTTTTCCGCTGGGTACCCACCTGTACTACTTTATTATACTTGCGAGCCGCCGCTATCATGGCTTCGCCTTCCATCACATCTACGCTAATGGGTTTTTGCACGTATACGTGCGCCCCGGCTTTTATAGCGTCTATGGTTTGCAAGGCGTGCCAATGATCGGGGGTGCCGATTACCACAATATCTAATTTGTTCTCGGCCAGCATTTTCTTGTAATCGCCGTAGAGCTTCGGTTTCTTTTTTGATTGCTGACGCTGGCTTACCAGTTCGGCGGCGGCTTCCAGCATGTTTTTATCTACGTCACACAGCGCTACTACATTTACCGGTTCTACCTGAATCAGGCGCAGCAAATCGCTTTTACCGTACCAGCCCGTGCCAATTAGCGCTACCCGTAATGGTTTTTTAGGTGCATTGGTAAAACTCAGGCCTTGAGCCCCCAAAGCCGTGAGAGCCAGCGACGCCGAGGCTCCCTTCAGAAAGCGACGTCGATTTAATGTAAAATCACTCATGTAAATAGATATATTTAAGGTTAGTAGATCCTACGTTTTAGTAAAGCAGTGGAGAAAGGCACTCAGAATAGATTTTTTAAAATTTCCATGCTTCCAATCAGCAATATACAAATTATCTGGATTGTACAAACAGAATTAAGAAGTTTATGAGTAGAAGGGAAAAGAGGTATAACCAGGAGCTTATTTTCACTACCAGCTAAGGTTTGATATATGCTATATTAAAAAACGTATTTGCGACACTCACGGGTTCTTAGCATGCGCAAACGCCCAGCGGGTAGGTAAAAACAAGCCATTTCTGAATTGCAGACCAGATAAAAGATTAATTTCAGATTTATACTTTACCTGATCGCAACCATTTACCTTCCCTTTAGAATAAAGTAACCTTTTGTAATTTGATTCTTGGATCACCTTTGCAAATTAATAAAGGACTTGGCAACGACGTACCCCAGGCAAGTATTTTAAATTTTATTGATTCACCTTAACTCCTGGGCTACATAACCGTTATCTTTCCAACTTTACGATTCCAGATACCAAACTGCTTCTGGGGGGATGGTAATAGAAACCAGATCGCCTTTTTTATAATTACCATTTTCAGTTCTTACTTTTAATTTTATTTTAGATAGTCTTACTTCTATTTCGTAATAGGCGCCAAAAAAAGAAACTTGTTCTACTTTTCCCGGTAGTTCAGGAGCAAGGGCGGGTGTTATTTTTAAATTTTCGGGCCGTGTGAGTAAGCTTTTTTTCAAATAAAGCGGAGTGCCCATCATGTGAGAAAAAGATTTTGCCCGGGCAGCGGGTATTAGATTATAGTTGCCGAAAAGCCCGGCGGCGTAGGCATTTACCGGTTGGTGGTAAATTTGCGTGGGCGTACCTTGCTGAATAATTTTCC
Proteins encoded in this window:
- a CDS encoding SDR family NAD(P)-dependent oxidoreductase, whose amino-acid sequence is MNKETLPGIKQFDLSGKVAVVTGGSKGLGLAMAAGLASAGANIMLVNRNAAEGTQAAQELSQEFGIQAIAYSADITNQEQTEAMATTAMDTFGRIDILINSAGINIRGAIDEVTPADFNKVMEVNVNGTWLCCRAITPYLKQNGRGSIINLASTLGLVGLSNRTPYASSKGAVVQMTRALALELAPFNINVNAICPGPFLTEMNLPIADTEEGKKFVVGATALGRWGEMREIQGAAIFLASEAGSYMVGSMLTVDGGWTAR
- a CDS encoding MFS transporter, with the translated sequence MEKQSGPIRKTNIRYAMLALVFVNVMINYLDRSNLAVAAAALSKDLSLSTVQMGLIFSAFGWTYAILQIPGGLLADRVGPRVLYALCLVTWSVATVCQGFARGFVSLFGLRLATGAFEAPSYPINNRIVTSWFPNHERASAIALYVSGQFIGLAFFTPVLVTIQYYAGWKGLFVTTGLVGLAWGLIWYFFYRDPMDHPRVNTEELSYIQKGGGLIEGKKIDKNQPSIWNWANLKQVIASRNLWGVYIGQFAMNAMLWFFLTWFPTYLVQYRGLSFIKSGYLASIPFLAACAGLLLSGFVSDYLIRQGKSMAMARKTPIIIGLIVSASIVGANYSTETAAIIFFMALAFFGAGMALISWVFVSILSPKHLIGLTGGVFNFMGNLASIIVPIVIGYLAKDGDFKPALVFIGALGLIGACSYLFLVGNIEQATSKLEEKESKVLSAS
- a CDS encoding DUF7133 domain-containing protein; this translates as MWKPFFKFCWFSAGLSGLISCAHPKITNKPEEGPSPPHTPTEELATFQVEPGLKIQLVAAEPLVQDPVIITFDPDGRLWTVEMRGFMPTIDGTGEQDPIGRVSVLEDTNYDGKMDKSTIYLDSLVMPRALALVPGGALVAENGALWLTQDQNNDLKADSKTLLDSVYAGSPLPEHSGNGLWRDPDNWYYNAKSRFRYRLLNGKWERDSTEFRGQWGISHDDKGRLYYNYNWSQLHADLVPPNYLGRNKNHKPTTGIDHGLTVDRRIYPIRPNPAVNRGYIPGTLDKEGKLLEFTAACSPLVYRGHALPQEFYSNVFVCEPSGNLIKRNVVEENGLLLTAHDPHPGKEFLASSDERFRPVHLANGPDGALYIADMYRGLVQHSAYITPYLREQTITRKLVQPVHRGRIWRIVPENWRPFKPVKLSEKSTAALIPYLSHSNGWYRDMAQRLLVERNDKGIEPALTSLATTGSNPLGRFHALWTLDGLKLSQPEVLLSLLSDHNALVRTTAVRLLEPLAKADPAVQARFEQKLRQIVADAPAEQILQISLSASSLNGATAHPLLATISDRYGESALIRDAVLSSLANQEFAFLQTLWNAPNWQKASPAKEIFLEMLATAVIRKREPGELTSLLALLDQKDQDFGWRQKAIITGLSIGGGAGKMAPINLPKAPGIMQKAAGKVDAPRLEAFAALFQWPGHSAQSNKISTTQKSVLTEEQQQLYALGRQHYLTTCAGCHGTDGAGMSRFAPPLAGSDWVLGDEKRLALIVLHGMEGPVEVAGKVYDKPEILPVMPAHITMDDASITAILTYIRNEWGNNAGPIGKRTVGSTRLTSQGRVVPWKAEELKKYVLETKVPEAK
- a CDS encoding sugar phosphate isomerase/epimerase family protein codes for the protein MDRRDFIQKATVGALALSFPGNLPAFTKEAPMGIVVHSYGSRWNSKVASNKYPGFANAVDLLEHCYKIGAGGMQVVVKDWSADLIKKVRDRREKLGLYVEGSIGVPGKPEDVARFEQEVKSAKEAGMQVLRTVCSSGRRYDAYHSAEAFTELQNKAVASLKLAEPILRKYKMKLAVENHKDWRAPELVDLMKQLNSEWIGVTLDFGNSIALLEEPMEVIQTLVPYVFTTHVKDMGLDEYADGFLLSEVPLGKGILDLPKMFALCRQQNPNVTFNLEMITRDPLEIPCLKDEYWATFSGVPATDLARTLRLVRQHKYASGLPRVSQLDPEGRLAAEENNILACLNYSKNTLKS
- a CDS encoding Gfo/Idh/MocA family oxidoreductase is translated as MSDFTLNRRRFLKGASASLALTALGAQGLSFTNAPKKPLRVALIGTGWYGKSDLLRLIQVEPVNVVALCDVDKNMLEAAAELVSQRQQSKKKPKLYGDYKKMLAENKLDIVVIGTPDHWHALQTIDAIKAGAHVYVQKPISVDVMEGEAMIAAARKYNKVVQVGTQRKSTPHLIEAKKNIVDAGLLGKISHVEMCCYFHMRNNGNPPEQPVPAFLDYEMWTGPAPLRPYDGLPHVRWWRTFMEYGNGIVGDMCVHMLDTARWMLKLGWPKRISSTGGIYVQKEGKSNISDTQMALFEYDGLNCVWQHRSWGTPANPQYPWALTIYGDKGTLFASTMQYDFVPLGEGAEGRKIHKDVVYEKEKYPEDLTEPTEPKIELNAAPATRLHMQDFLAAIEKNGRPVADIEEGHISTASCILANISMKVGRPVVYDPKKREVVGDAEATALLKREYRAPYVHPDPVRV